A stretch of the Lolium perenne isolate Kyuss_39 chromosome 3, Kyuss_2.0, whole genome shotgun sequence genome encodes the following:
- the LOC127341818 gene encoding nuclear pore complex protein NUP35 — MSATRPDHRRHQSPFLRDLSSPVSSSFRMPPASVRREAQASTPPPPPPLLSLDDLSRHSPSPPPYTPPQAAGSPSPPPTRGGIFSTPLRSNGSPAPAAWWSASREEKARDGSPVDGVVHQQQSPPTPSGPQQQQQQLQVALITLPPPREVARPEMPRDSVLSTGRVDEEEWVTVFGFLPGDTNLVLREFEKCGIVLRHVLGPRDANWMHILYQSRHDAHKALAKHGQQLNSVLIIGVKQVDPWQRQYLNDSTNENYQGSASVGFPSQPVAPSGFATRNALAPLPSNAMQNGSCNESSRGASGAIASPAKSALSKVMDLMFGL, encoded by the exons TATCCTCGTCCTTCCGCATGCCCCCGGCGTCAGTGCGCCGCGAGGCGCAAGCCTccaccccgccgccgcctccgccgctgcTCTCCCTCGACGACCTCTCCCGCCACTCACCCTCCCCGCCGCCCTACACCCCTCCGCAGGCAGCCGGGTCCCCGTCGCCTCCTCCCACCCGCGGCGGAATCTTCTCCACCCCGCTCCGCTCCAACGGCTCCCCCGCCCCCGCGGCGTGGTGGTCCGCCTCCAGGGAGGAGAAGGCTAGGGATGGCTCCCCGGTCGACGGAGTCGTGCATCAGCAGCAGTCCCCGCCGACGCCGTCCGggccgcagcagcagcagcagcagctccaggTGGCGCTTATCACGCTTCCGCCGCCCAGGGAGGTTGCGCGTCCCGAGATGCCGAGGGATTCGGTTCTCTCCACTGGCCGTGTCGACGAGGAGGAATGGGTCACCGTTTTCGG ATTTTTGCCTGGTGACACCAACTTGGTACTACGGGAATTTGAGAAATGTGGGATAGTCTTGAGACATGTTCTGGGTCCGAGGGATGCGAACTGGATGCATATCTTGTATCAG AGCCGTCATGATGCACATAAAGCACTAGCCAAACATGGTCAGCAGTTAAACAGTGTTCTTATCATTGGGGTGAAGCAAGTGGATCCATGGCAGAGACAGTATCTGAACGACAGCACcaatgagaactaccaaggcagcgCATCAGTTGGATTTCCATCCCAGCCTGTAGCTCCGAGCGGCTTTGCAACCAGGAATGCGCTTGCACCTTTGCCTAGCAATGCCATGCAAAATGGCAGCTGCAACGAGAGCAGCCGTGGTGCTTCTGGAGCCATTGCTTCCCCAGCAAAATCAGCGTTGTCCAAAGTGATGGACCTAATGTTTGGTCTATAA